The following proteins are co-located in the Camelina sativa cultivar DH55 chromosome 12, Cs, whole genome shotgun sequence genome:
- the LOC104732696 gene encoding transcription factor TCP6-like: MDPKKNPNFLNASPHHQNNDKKRKQTVVKGFDIVVGDKELKTKTKEKEEEERNQLLIEQEKKKKKPNKDRHLKVEGRGRRVRLPLLCAARIYQLTKELGLKSDGETIEWLLQQAEPSIISATGNGIKPIGATTDSVVVSQPRPLLTADLMVGHNTQGGAPTPRSQMAANGLLWWMNETGQNTTERVFDLNCGIEFGFKGVSEMGLGNNQRPGLELALSQDSGNVGALGVYQQMGQE; the protein is encoded by the coding sequence ATGGATCCCAAGAAGAACCCAAATTTCTTAAACGCATCACCACATCATCAGAACAACGACAAGAAGAGGAAACAAACAGTTGTTAAAGGTTTCGACATTGTGGTCGGCGACAAAGAactgaagacgaagacgaaggagaaggaagaggaagaacgGAATCAGCTTCTTATTgagcaggagaagaagaagaagaaaccaaacaaagatCGACACCTTAAAGTTGAAGGAAGAGGTCGAAGAGTTAGGTTACCTCTACTATGTGCAGCCAGGATTTATCAGTTGACTAAAGAGTTAGGTCTCAAATCGGACGGCGAGACTATTGAATGGTTGCTTCAACAAGCTGAGCCATCTATAATCTCTGCTACTGGAAATGGAATCAAACCCATTGGAGCCACCACTGattctgttgttgtttctcaACCTCGTCCTCTTCTCACGGCGGATCTGATGGTGGGTCATAACACACAAGGAGGAGCTCCAACTCCAAGGTCTCAAATGGCGGCAAATGGGTTGTTGTGGTGGATGAATGAAACAGGGCAAAACACCACTGAAAGGGTGTTTGATTTGAACTGCGGTATCGAGTTTGGTTTCAAAGGTGTTTCAGAGATGGGTTTAGGAAACAATCAAAGGCCTGGACTTGAATTAGCGTTGTCTCAAGACAGTGGGAATGTTGGGGCCTTGGGGGTTTATCAGCAAATGGGTCAAGAATAG